In Acidobacteriota bacterium, the sequence ACCGCCTGCTCCCGCTCCAGCACCTCCGGCGCAAGCGCAGCCCGTTGCGCCATCGCAGGAGGAAGATGAAACCGAAACTTTTGCCGCGTCGAGTGGTCAGTCTTCGAACGTCACCGAGATCAGCACGGGCGATGGTGATCGCGTCCGATCCAGTCCTCTGGTCCGAAAGATCGCCAAAGAGAACAATGTAAATTTAGGTCAGGTTCCCGGAACGGGAATGGGCGGCCGTATCACCAAGGAAGATATCCTGGGATTCATTCAGAAGTATCCTGCGGGCGCGCCCGCACAGGCTGCAGCGCAGCGTCCAGCGGCTGCTGCGCCGAGCGCACCTCAAGCAGCAGCCGTTCCTGTCCCGACGCTGCCTGCTCCTATGCCAGGCGAACTCGTGCCGATGAGCAAGATGCGCTCGATCATCGCCCGGCGCATGGTCGAATCGAAGCACACCAGCGCGCACGTCCATACTGTGTTCAAGGTGGACATGACGCGAGTCGTAAAAATCCGTGAGCGAGAGCGCGCGAAATTCGAAGCTCGTAACGGCGTGAAGCTCACTTACATGCCGTTTATCGCGCGCGCTGTGATCGCCGGCATCAAGCAGTTGCCGATCGTCAACTCATCAGTCGAAGGCGATGGCATCCGCTATCACAAGAACGTGAACATCGGCATTGCGGTTGCGCTCGATTGGGGGTTGATTGTTCCAGTCGTGAAGCAGGCGGAAGAGCGAAGCTTCGTCGGCCTGCAGCGCGCAATCAATGATCTCGCTGAGCGCGCGAGGGCAAAAAAGCTGCTGCCGGACGAGGTTGCCGGTGGCACGTTCACGATTACCAATCCGGGAATCTTCGGCCCGCAGTTCGGCACGCCGATCATCATGCAACCGCAGGTAGCGATTCTCGGCATGGGCGGGCTCTTCAAAGAGCCGGTCGTGATTACGGACAAAGATGGAAACGATCTGATCGCGATCCGCTCCATCATCCGCCTGACGCTCGGCTATGACCACCGCATCATCGACGGAGCGGATGCCGACAAGTTCATGGTAGCGCTGCGCAATTACCTCGAGAACTGGAGCGAGGATATCGGGTAGCAACACAGTAGGGACGCAGCATGTTGCGTCTCTACTGATTACGCCAGCAGCTTCGTCAATCCATCCTCATCGATGACGGGAATCTTGAGCTCCTGCGCCTTATCCAGCTTTGAACCAGCATCGCTTCCTGCAAGTACGTAGTCGGTCTTTTTACTCACGGACCCCGACACCTTCCCCCCGGCATCTTCGATCATCTTTTTTGCTTGATCTCGACTGAAGTTGGGCAACGTGCCGGTCAGCACGAAGGTCTTTCCCGCTAGTTTTGTGCCGCGCTGCTTCTTCTGGCCCTCAAACTTCAGGCCAGCTTTGCGCAGACGCTCGACCAGCTCGCGATTGCGCGGCTCGGAGAAGTATTCGGTGATCGCTTCCGCTACGCGTGGACCGACTTCGTTCACCTGCTGCAGCTCGTCAAAGCTCGCATTCATGAATCCATCCATGCTGCCGAAGTGCTCAGCAAGCAATTCAGCCGTTCGCTCGCCGACGAAGCGGATTCCCAATCCGAGAATCACGCGTTCCAGCGGAAGCTGCCTGGAGTTATCGATCTCGCGCAATAGATTCTGCGCCGACTTCCTGCCAATTCGTTCCAGCGACAACAGCTTCTCTTCGGTAAGTGAGTAAATATCGGCAACGTCTTTCACGAGTTGCCGGTCCGCGACTTGATTCACCAACGATTCACCCATGCCCTCGATGTTCATTACCCCACGCGAAGCGAAGTGCAGCAGACTCTCGCGCAACTTGGCCGGGCACTTCGCATTCACGCAGCGATGGTCGGCTTCGCCCTCGGCGCGCACCACTTTCCCCCCGCATTCTGGACAGTGTGTCGGAAAGTCGAATGTGCGACTTCCACGTGGGTGATCCTTGTCATCGATGACCTTGACGATCTTCGGGATGACGTCGCCACCGCGTTCTACCAGTACCCAGTCGCCGATTTTCACGCCTAATCGATTTATTTCGTCCTGGTTATGTAGCGTAGCGCGCTTAACGGTAGTTCCCCCGATCGGAACTGGACGCAACGCGGCCAGCGGAGTCAGCTTGCCGGTTCGCCCAACCTGCACAAGGATGTCTTCAATCTGCGTGGTACCGGAGCGCGCCGCATATTTGTAGGCGATAGCCCAGCGCGGAGCTTTACCAGTAAAACCAAGCTGCCGCCATAATTGCGAAGAATCTACTTTGACGACAATCCCGTCGATTTCGTAGGGCAGCTTCTCGCGCTGTGCCTCCATCTTGTTGATGAACTCCAGTATTTGGTCGAGATGGTTGGTCCGCAGACGATGTGAATTCACTTTGAACCCGCATTTCTCGAGGGCTTCGAGGGATTCAAAGTGGCTCGGCAGAAAAATGTTGCCATCCCGCAGTAAGAAGTAGGAATAGAAATCGAGCCGCCGTTCAGCGACCGTACCTGGATCGAGCATGCGAATGCTGCCTGCAGCCGCGTTACGCGGATTCGCCGCTCGCGAGAGTCCCTGCTGCTCGCGCTCGTCATTCATACGCAGAAACGACTTGATCGGCATGATTACTTCGCCGCGTACTTCAAACTGCGGCGGAAGCCCGGCCGCAGCCAGTTTTTTTTGATCGATCCGAAGTGGAACTGCCGGCATCGTTCGCACATTGCCGGTGACGTCCTCACCGGTGGTGCCATCGCCGCGCGTCAGTCCGCGAACTAATTGGCCATTGTCGTAAGTAAGCGCAAGCGACATGCCATCGAGCTTGAGTTCGCAGACGAAATCGACGCTCTTCCTGCCGGTCAATTCGTAGACGCGACGCGCCCAGTCGCGAAACTCCCCTTCGTTGTAAGCGTTGTCGAGCGACAACATCGGACTGGAATGTTTCGCCTTGGGAAACCCCTCGCGCGGCTTCCCACCTACGCGCTGCGTCGGAGAATCAGGAGTAATCAGGTCAGGGTGCTCAGCTTCGAG encodes:
- the sucB gene encoding 2-oxoglutarate dehydrogenase, E2 component, dihydrolipoamide succinyltransferase; the encoded protein is MPTDVIMPQMGESIFEGTLTKWLKKPGDKVQRDEPLFEISTDKVDAEIPAPASGVLKEVKIKEGTTVQVNTVVGVIDVDGAGGAAPSVPAKAAAPEPPKAAAPPAPAPAPPAQAQPVAPSQEEDETETFAASSGQSSNVTEISTGDGDRVRSSPLVRKIAKENNVNLGQVPGTGMGGRITKEDILGFIQKYPAGAPAQAAAQRPAAAAPSAPQAAAVPVPTLPAPMPGELVPMSKMRSIIARRMVESKHTSAHVHTVFKVDMTRVVKIRERERAKFEARNGVKLTYMPFIARAVIAGIKQLPIVNSSVEGDGIRYHKNVNIGIAVALDWGLIVPVVKQAEERSFVGLQRAINDLAERARAKKLLPDEVAGGTFTITNPGIFGPQFGTPIIMQPQVAILGMGGLFKEPVVITDKDGNDLIAIRSIIRLTLGYDHRIIDGADADKFMVALRNYLENWSEDIG
- a CDS encoding DNA ligase (NAD(+)) LigA, whose product is MSAKPSATLEREIEALRDQIRHHEHRYYVLDDPEISDADFDLLMQKLKKLEAEHPDLITPDSPTQRVGGKPREGFPKAKHSSPMLSLDNAYNEGEFRDWARRVYELTGRKSVDFVCELKLDGMSLALTYDNGQLVRGLTRGDGTTGEDVTGNVRTMPAVPLRIDQKKLAAAGLPPQFEVRGEVIMPIKSFLRMNDEREQQGLSRAANPRNAAAGSIRMLDPGTVAERRLDFYSYFLLRDGNIFLPSHFESLEALEKCGFKVNSHRLRTNHLDQILEFINKMEAQREKLPYEIDGIVVKVDSSQLWRQLGFTGKAPRWAIAYKYAARSGTTQIEDILVQVGRTGKLTPLAALRPVPIGGTTVKRATLHNQDEINRLGVKIGDWVLVERGGDVIPKIVKVIDDKDHPRGSRTFDFPTHCPECGGKVVRAEGEADHRCVNAKCPAKLRESLLHFASRGVMNIEGMGESLVNQVADRQLVKDVADIYSLTEEKLLSLERIGRKSAQNLLREIDNSRQLPLERVILGLGIRFVGERTAELLAEHFGSMDGFMNASFDELQQVNEVGPRVAEAITEYFSEPRNRELVERLRKAGLKFEGQKKQRGTKLAGKTFVLTGTLPNFSRDQAKKMIEDAGGKVSGSVSKKTDYVLAGSDAGSKLDKAQELKIPVIDEDGLTKLLA